Proteins from one Chroococcidiopsis sp. CCMEE 29 genomic window:
- the petH gene encoding ferredoxin--NADP reductase, translating to MYNLSAADGAANTQAGSRVFIYEVVGMRQNEATDQLSYPIRQSGSVFIRVPYNRMNQEMRRIARMGGKIVSIHQLNADNQVNGKTTSETPADEAKAVLPKSEAPAKTSQENGLKPETLEKKGKPMTQAQPKTEKAKTDIPVNIYRPNAPFIGKCTSNQELVGEGGIGTVRHLIFDISAGDLRYLEGQSIGIIPPGVDKNGKPEKLRLYSIASTRHGDHVDDKTVSLCVRQLEYKHPETGEMIYGVCSTHLCHLEPGADVKITGPVGKEMLLPDDPNANVIMLATGTGIAPFRAYLWRMFKDEERAANPDYEFKGFAWLIFGIPTSPNILYKQELEELQQKYPDNFRLTYAISREQKNSEGGRMYIQDRVAEQAEELWNLIQQENTHTYICGLKGMEGGIDEALSAEAAKSGINWIDYQKAMKKAGRWHVETY from the coding sequence ATGTACAATCTAAGCGCCGCTGACGGGGCAGCCAATACCCAAGCTGGTAGCCGCGTCTTTATTTACGAAGTGGTGGGCATGCGTCAGAACGAAGCAACTGACCAACTGAGCTATCCCATTCGTCAAAGTGGCAGTGTGTTTATTAGAGTGCCTTACAACCGCATGAATCAAGAAATGCGGCGGATCGCACGTATGGGCGGCAAAATTGTCAGCATTCATCAGCTGAATGCTGACAACCAAGTGAATGGCAAAACCACATCTGAAACTCCTGCGGATGAGGCAAAAGCTGTGCTTCCTAAGAGTGAAGCGCCAGCCAAAACCTCACAAGAAAATGGACTCAAGCCCGAAACATTAGAAAAAAAAGGCAAGCCCATGACTCAAGCGCAGCCCAAAACAGAGAAAGCAAAAACTGATATTCCCGTTAATATCTATCGTCCGAATGCTCCCTTTATCGGCAAGTGTACCTCTAATCAAGAGTTGGTTGGCGAGGGTGGCATCGGTACTGTCCGTCATCTGATCTTTGATATTTCAGCTGGAGATTTAAGGTATTTAGAAGGTCAAAGTATCGGCATCATTCCACCGGGAGTTGACAAGAACGGCAAACCCGAAAAACTCAGGTTGTACTCGATCGCCTCCACGCGTCACGGCGACCACGTTGACGATAAAACTGTATCGCTGTGCGTCAGGCAATTAGAGTACAAGCATCCGGAAACGGGTGAAATGATTTATGGTGTCTGTTCCACCCACCTCTGCCATCTCGAACCTGGGGCAGATGTGAAAATCACCGGACCTGTTGGTAAGGAAATGCTGTTACCAGACGATCCGAATGCCAACGTGATTATGCTGGCAACGGGAACTGGAATTGCACCGTTTAGGGCTTACCTATGGCGGATGTTCAAGGATGAGGAAAGAGCAGCTAATCCAGACTATGAGTTCAAAGGCTTCGCTTGGCTGATCTTCGGTATTCCTACAAGCCCTAATATCCTCTACAAACAAGAATTAGAAGAACTACAGCAGAAGTATCCTGATAACTTCCGTTTGACTTACGCGATTAGCCGCGAACAAAAAAACTCAGAAGGCGGCAGAATGTACATTCAAGATCGGGTAGCTGAACAGGCTGAAGAACTTTGGAATTTAATTCAGCAGGAAAATACCCACACCTACATCTGCGGTTTGAAGGGGATGGAAGGCGGGATCGACGAAGCACTATCCGCGGAAGCTGCCAAGTCAGGCATCAACTGGATTGACTACCAAAAGGCAATGAAAAAAGCTGGTCGCTGGCACGTCGAAACCTACTAA
- a CDS encoding glycoside hydrolase 100 family protein, with protein sequence MYTDELLNEAWERLEGSILSCGEQQIGTVAAAADPSVKQYNYGHCFIRDFVPSALAFLTKGQGKIVANFLRQTLKLQINENNIDEIRVHMDGARPGIGLMPASFEVVEENGKQCIRADFGERAIGRVTPVDSCLWWIILLRIYKKATGDIQLAHESDFQQGIRLILDLCLVKRFDMYPTLLVPEGAFMIDRRMGVYERPLEIQVLFYAALLAADELLLPENKSDIHQEIKQRLSRLKNHIREHYWIDLERVNEIHRYENEEFGEEVVNKFNIYPDSLASWVADWIPKEGGYLAGNLGPGRMDFRFFALGNLMAIICTLADEQQSQKMMNLIAKRWADLIGDMPMKICFPAVEDKEWEWITGCDPKNVRWSYHNGGNWPVFLWFLVAAAQKTGRKSIAERAIKIAERRWIEYNNKDKWPEYYDGRKGTLVGKKAMRYQTWTIAGYIVAKDLMENPQHLEWIQF encoded by the coding sequence ATGTATACAGACGAACTATTGAATGAGGCATGGGAAAGACTTGAAGGCTCAATTCTTAGTTGTGGAGAACAACAAATTGGGACAGTAGCTGCTGCTGCCGATCCTAGTGTAAAGCAATACAATTATGGTCACTGCTTTATCCGCGATTTTGTCCCTTCGGCGCTGGCTTTTCTGACAAAAGGTCAAGGAAAAATTGTCGCTAATTTTTTGAGGCAGACGTTAAAATTGCAGATTAATGAAAATAACATAGATGAGATTAGGGTACACATGGATGGTGCTAGACCCGGTATCGGTTTAATGCCAGCTAGCTTCGAGGTGGTAGAAGAAAACGGCAAACAATGTATTAGAGCTGATTTTGGCGAACGGGCGATCGGGAGAGTCACGCCTGTTGATTCTTGCCTGTGGTGGATTATCCTGTTGCGAATATATAAGAAAGCAACAGGGGACATTCAATTAGCTCATGAAAGCGACTTCCAGCAGGGTATCAGACTAATTTTGGATCTGTGCTTGGTAAAGCGGTTTGATATGTATCCAACGCTATTGGTTCCAGAAGGCGCTTTTATGATTGACCGTCGTATGGGCGTCTATGAGCGTCCTTTGGAAATTCAGGTGCTATTTTATGCTGCTTTGCTTGCAGCTGACGAGTTGCTCCTACCCGAAAATAAAAGCGACATTCACCAGGAAATAAAGCAACGCTTGAGTAGGCTAAAAAACCATATTCGAGAGCATTATTGGATAGATCTAGAACGGGTCAATGAAATTCATAGATATGAAAATGAAGAATTTGGAGAAGAAGTTGTCAATAAGTTCAATATCTATCCAGATTCCTTGGCTAGCTGGGTAGCTGATTGGATTCCGAAAGAAGGAGGCTATCTTGCTGGTAATCTTGGACCAGGGCGGATGGATTTTCGCTTCTTTGCCCTAGGGAATTTGATGGCTATTATTTGCACTCTAGCGGACGAACAGCAGTCGCAAAAGATGATGAATTTAATTGCCAAGCGGTGGGCAGATTTGATTGGAGATATGCCAATGAAAATCTGTTTTCCAGCGGTAGAAGACAAAGAATGGGAGTGGATTACTGGCTGCGATCCTAAAAATGTGCGCTGGTCGTACCATAACGGTGGCAACTGGCCGGTATTCCTCTGGTTTTTAGTTGCTGCTGCTCAGAAAACAGGTAGAAAAAGTATTGCGGAAAGAGCAATCAAAATTGCTGAAAGGCGGTGGATTGAGTACAACAATAAAGATAAGTGGCCAGAATACTATGACGGTAGGAAAGGCACATTGGTGGGGAAAAAAGCGATGAGATATCAAACTTGGACGATCGCTGGTTACATCGTGGCAAAAGACTTAATGGAAAATCCGCAGCATCTAGAATGGATTCAGTTTTAA
- a CDS encoding phosphoribulokinase gives MLSKPDRVVLIGVAGDSGCGKSTFLRRLSDLFGEEFITVICLDDYHSLDRKQRKETGITALDPRANNFDLMYEQIKALKNGQAIDKPIYNHETGMIDPPERVEPNHIIVVEGLHPLYDERVRSLLDFSVYLDISEEVKIAWKIQRDMAERGHRYEDVLAAIKARKPDFDAYIEPQKEFADVVIQVLPTQLIKEDKERKVLRVRMLQREDTEGLSPVYLFDEGSTIQWTPCGRKLTCSYPGMQMFYGSDVYYGRYVSVLEVDGQFDKLEQVSYIESHLSNTYTKYVGEMTHLLLQHREYPGSNNGTGLFQVLTGLRMRTTYERLTAKEAKIAAKV, from the coding sequence ATGCTCAGTAAGCCGGATCGCGTGGTTTTAATTGGCGTTGCCGGAGACTCCGGATGCGGTAAATCCACATTTTTGCGCCGTTTATCAGACCTGTTTGGAGAAGAATTCATCACAGTCATCTGCTTAGATGACTATCATAGTTTGGATCGCAAACAGCGCAAAGAAACAGGCATAACTGCACTTGACCCGAGGGCGAACAATTTTGACCTGATGTATGAGCAAATTAAAGCGCTCAAGAATGGTCAGGCAATTGATAAGCCGATCTATAACCACGAAACCGGCATGATCGATCCGCCAGAGCGGGTAGAACCAAATCACATTATTGTGGTTGAGGGGCTGCATCCTTTGTATGATGAGCGGGTGCGATCGCTCTTAGACTTCAGTGTCTATCTCGACATCAGCGAAGAAGTTAAGATTGCCTGGAAAATCCAGCGAGACATGGCAGAACGAGGTCATCGTTACGAAGATGTCCTGGCTGCAATCAAGGCAAGAAAACCTGACTTTGATGCCTACATTGAACCGCAGAAGGAATTTGCCGATGTTGTCATCCAAGTATTGCCAACGCAGTTAATTAAAGAGGATAAGGAGCGTAAAGTCCTGCGGGTGCGTATGCTTCAACGCGAGGACACAGAAGGCTTGTCTCCAGTCTACCTGTTTGACGAAGGGTCAACTATCCAGTGGACCCCCTGTGGACGTAAGCTGACCTGTTCCTATCCTGGTATGCAGATGTTCTATGGCTCAGATGTTTATTATGGTCGTTACGTCTCTGTGCTGGAAGTCGATGGTCAGTTCGACAAGCTGGAGCAAGTGAGCTACATTGAAAGCCATCTCAGTAACACCTATACCAAGTACGTGGGTGAGATGACTCATCTGTTGCTCCAGCATAGAGAATATCCGGGTTCTAACAATGGTACTGGGCTGTTCCAAGTGCTTACGGGTCTGAGGATGCGGACAACTTATGAACGCTTGACGGCTAAGGAAGCGAAGATAGCGGCAAAGGTTTAG